One Pararge aegeria chromosome 1, ilParAegt1.1, whole genome shotgun sequence genomic region harbors:
- the LOC120631131 gene encoding endoplasmic reticulum metallopeptidase 1-like isoform X5: MAYSQNCKYCDANTFSEVSARKYLKEILGNEPRVSGTHYHLLKTQDLLELVDRIARFANQPVHTDWQYVDGDYWLAFSSPHVNAYQNLSNIIAVLEGESGFNPDGTTGTSILVNCHYDSVPFAIGASDNGVFCAVMAETLSKLSRRKYKLKHNIIFLFNGAEESVLLGSHGFLSHPWSKGVISVINLDSAGMNGKPNVFQVTDPRVLEIYKKTNLRPTAQGMGEFLFSTGIIPSDTDFRIWRDFGNITGIDIAFIKWGNVYHTRNDKPELIQDGVIQNTGNMLLNLVREVADCRELVVKEPASTVVYYDYLGLFLVTYTKSVALQVDVIVGLLGLLSVGYFLWLFGFRWSSVRELLWSGAGRVLCALAGLVSVAVFTTFMIVATKQMRYLSEHWIVVPFYWVPYLVASVVTAHAFDTWRSGKTSLNRSIRTSQAMAATRLLIALALLVLCSAPSLANVRYLITAPLLVLSIASIITMTGVRYGRLNALQHLFLEILLNIPATMLTFSLATRFNSLLIPIMGRSAADYPDNVIAAANTLVAVLAASTVSGIELLFSRKRLWTVLGAISIASFVIMLIPFSPYRGENTIQRHYWFHTQITSYDVNSQPIESISGVLIAKLDVYNVQSALTAIKDSDLYLKNQSDLSRNDSQVMQKDGQHNPKLLIKDSDLKMINEECNQFLYCNMPMYRPRFEKMIKESLFVKMGPPAQFTHSLQLANRSCVEEVCSLSFVMNGPAHNGITIWPRQNVNITSWSFSSPLKETLTLQERPVYTIIHSTATYTEFFKPLEFSLNLNVPLSLQSGEVLDISHHAHKIYNPDHFTEEYIQLLEVMPEYFNIATFLTFRSNYVF; encoded by the exons ATGGCATATTCACAAAACTGTAAGTATTGT GATGCAAACACCTTTAGTGAGGTTTCAGCAAGAAAATATCTGAAGGAAATTCTTGGCAATGAGCCAAGAGTATCCGGCACTCATTATCATCTTCTAAAGACTCAGGACCTTTTAGAGCTGGTTGACCGTATAGCTAGGTTTGCAAATCAGCCGGTGCATACAGATTGGCAGTATGTTGACG GAGATTATTGGCTAGCCTTCAGTTCACCCCACGTGAACGCCTATCAAAACCTGTCGAACATCATTGCAGTTTTAGAAGGAGAAAGTGGATTCAATCCCGATGGTACAACTGGGACATCTATACTCGTCAATTGTCATTATGATTCTGTGCCTTTCGCTATTG GCGCTTCAGATAATGGCGTGTTTTGTGCTGTGATGGCGGAAACATTGTCAAAATTGTCCCGTAGGAAGTACAAGTTGAAACATAATATCATATTTCTCTTCAATGGTGCGGAAGAGAGTGTTTTACTG GGAAGCCATGGATTCCTCAGTCATCCATGGTCTAAAGGTGTTATCAGTGTTATAAATCTGGATTCCGCTGGAATGAATGGAAAACCGAATGTATTTCAG GTGACTGATCCGCGAGTGCTagaaatatataagaaaacTAATCTGCGGCCAACGGCACAGGGCATGGGGGAATTCTTGTTCAGCACAGGAATCATACCCTCAGATACTGACTTCCGGATATGGAGGGACTTTGGCAATATCACGG GTATTGACATAGCGTTTATAAAATGGGGTAATGTATACCACACACGAAACGATAAGCCAGAGTTGATACAGGACGGCGTTATACAGAATACGGGAAATATGCTCCTAAACCTCGTAAGGGAAGTGGCCGATTGCCGTGAATTGGTCGTTAAG GAACCAGCTTCAACAGTAGTTTATTACGACTATCTGGGACTATTTTTAGTGACTTACACAAAGAGTGTGGCGTTACAGGTGGATGTGATAGTTGGCTTACTGGGCTTATTGAGTGTCGGCTATTTCTTGTGGCTTTTTGGATTTA GATGGTCGTCAGTTCGCGAGCTGTTGTGGTCGGGGGCAGGTCGTGTATTGTGCGCCTTGGCAGGTTTAGTGTCTGTCGCGGTGTTTACTACCTTTATGATTGTCGCTACCAAGCAAATGAG ATATTTGTCGGAACATTGGATCGTAGTGCCATTTTATTGGGTGCCGTATTTGGTCGCATCCGTGGTTACTGCACACGCATTTGACACTTGGCGAAGTGGGAAG ACTAGTCTCAACCGTTCCATTCGCACATCACAAGCTATGGCCGCGACCCGATTGCTAATCGCGTTAGCATTGCTGGTGCTATGTTCTGCGCCAAGTTTAGCCAATGTAAGGTATTTAATTACGGCACCACTTCTCGTGTTGTCGATCGCGAGTATAATAACTATGACTGGAGTACGATACGGAAGGTTAAATG CGTTGCAACATCTCTTTCTGGAAATCCTGTTAAACATTCCCGCCACAATGTTAACGTTTTCACTGGCCACCCGATTTAATTCTCTTCTCATACCAATAATGGGTCGTTCAGCTGCCGATTACCCGGACAATGTTATCGCAGCTGCTAACACCCTAGTCGCGGTTCTAGCCGCCAGCACTGTG TCGGGTATCGAACTACTGTTCTCGCGCAAGCGCCTATGGACGGTATTAGGTGCTATTTCGATAGCATCTTTTGTTATAATGCTTATACCATTTAGTCCATACCGCGGTGAGAATACCATTCAGAGGCATTATTGGTTT CATACACAAATAACATCCTACGATGTGAACTCGCAACCGATAGAAAGCATTTCTGGCGTTTTGATAGCAAAGTTGGACGTTTACAATGTGCAGTCAGCTTTGACAGCGATCAAGGACAGCGATTTGTACTTAAAAAATCAAAGCGATCTTAGCAGAAACGATAGCCAAGTTATGCAAAAAGATGGTCAGCACAATCCAAAACTACTTATCAAGGATAGTGACTTGAAGATGATAAATGAGGAGTGCAATCAGTTTCTATATTGCAACATGCCTATGTACAGACCTCGGTTTGAAAAAATGAT taAAGAAAGCCTTTTCGTGAAGATGGGACCGCCGGCTCAGTTCACACATTCGCTGCAGTTAGCCAATCGCTCCTGCGTGGAAGAAGTATGCTCCCTTAGCTTTGTTATGAatg gcCCCGCCCACAATGGAATAACAATATGGCCTCGACAGAACGTCAATATCACAAGCTGGTCATTCAGTTCTCCTTTAAAAGAAACTCTTACATTGCAAGAAAGACCGGTGTATACTATTATACATTCTACAGCGACATACACTGAGTTCTTTAAGCCTTTAGAGTTTAGTTTGAACTTAAAT GTACCACTATCGCTTCAGTCTGGTGAAGTTTTAGACATTTCCCATCACGCACATAAAATCTACAATCCAGATCACTTTACAGAAGAGTACATCCAGTTGCTTGAAGTAATGCCCGAATATTTCAATATTGCCACATTCTTGACCTTCAGaagtaattatgttttttaa